A genomic segment from Paenibacillus sp. FSL K6-1096 encodes:
- a CDS encoding ABC transporter substrate-binding protein — MRQVRQGMAFCMAVVLTLVITACSGQAQVTAGDTADVRVVNSEKGEITIPARPARVIGLSVVYPEFLQALGVTPVAVQNYQEELPTYLEEPFKDTLKMGIAQTPNFEMILSANPDLILAPTWWSAKDYEQLSGIAPTVLLPQRDDWREELKDIAGVLGKTELAEKVIQDLEAKEAEAKQKLDDLAGSETVMYMMVMKDSFILYGDQIDRGKFLHTTLGLEKIPNFPDTDSSLSISLEKLPEYNPDHIFLQLNNEDDAAVKQTYEDLLNSPLWKNMTAVQKNQVYTMAGKDWFNLGMSPMANSYAVDAVLQVFEGKSK; from the coding sequence ATGCGACAGGTGAGACAAGGAATGGCGTTCTGCATGGCGGTTGTATTGACATTGGTGATAACCGCTTGTAGCGGACAGGCCCAGGTCACAGCAGGCGATACAGCAGATGTACGGGTAGTAAACAGTGAAAAAGGCGAGATCACAATCCCTGCCCGTCCGGCCAGAGTAATCGGGCTGTCCGTGGTCTACCCGGAGTTCCTGCAGGCTTTGGGCGTTACCCCGGTTGCCGTGCAGAACTATCAGGAGGAGCTCCCGACCTATCTGGAGGAGCCGTTCAAGGATACGCTGAAGATGGGCATCGCCCAGACCCCGAATTTCGAAATGATCCTCTCTGCCAATCCTGATCTGATCCTCGCCCCTACATGGTGGTCGGCTAAGGATTATGAACAATTGTCGGGGATCGCTCCGACGGTTCTGCTCCCGCAGCGCGATGACTGGCGCGAGGAGCTGAAGGACATCGCCGGGGTACTCGGCAAGACGGAGCTTGCAGAGAAGGTGATTCAGGATCTGGAGGCCAAGGAAGCGGAAGCGAAACAGAAGCTGGATGATCTGGCCGGAAGCGAAACGGTGATGTACATGATGGTGATGAAGGACAGCTTCATTCTCTACGGGGACCAGATTGACCGCGGAAAATTCCTTCACACTACGCTTGGGCTGGAGAAGATCCCGAATTTCCCGGACACCGATTCTTCGTTATCGATCTCACTGGAGAAGCTGCCGGAGTATAATCCCGATCACATCTTCCTTCAATTGAATAATGAGGATGATGCTGCGGTTAAGCAGACCTATGAGGATCTGCTGAATAGTCCCTTATGGAAGAACATGACTGCGGTCCAAAAAAATCAGGTCTACACGATGGCCGGCAAGGACTGGTTCAACCTGGGCATGTCTCCTATGGCTAACAGCTATGCGGTGGATGCGGTGCTTCAAGTCTTCGAAGGGAAATCTAAATAA
- a CDS encoding helix-turn-helix domain-containing protein has protein sequence MNDKDNLLPSGAFGRLDQMWFRLRSIMHSSSSGGGWPLRLQFLDSYMLLIPIAGQGCITVDGRYCELKTGAVFICLPGQLIETTHEDTGDQSVYILRFDVFDQHSMPAGEHPARPAEPHLPFPLEGSIAVQSTITYSKHCEAITNCMESQDPLQRLLAQSRFYELLYSLLSSAGESQTSDTDCAMERSKLYIEQHYREEITIGLLAAEAGTSVRHFIRLFKQRYGLSAIEYLTEYRIRQARRLMRPHLNYELKDIAAYVGYKDVPYFRRKFKHITGIAPATFMRNAKQKIAVYDSSLIGALLPLNIIPCAAPAEHPWTEYYRRKYGTDAVLPLAQEQTLRLRQLAALDPDYIFALEVPVNQTLRIELQAIAPTCLLPQTDWRSQFIHIGKCLDKVPDAEGWLNNYERKAKSVRAELVQGPVTDKLLIVRITGQTITVLSYRSLAEVFYDDLHYTPASVVDRKCSSQILTLKELESADADKLLFIVDEDADSQAAWSTIRENELWLPPSPAGQLRTEQLPPYPWTEYTAFTHELILDLAPDLWRNRT, from the coding sequence ATGAATGACAAGGATAACCTCCTGCCTTCGGGAGCCTTTGGCCGGCTTGATCAGATGTGGTTCAGGCTTCGGAGCATCATGCATAGCAGCAGCTCAGGGGGAGGGTGGCCGCTGCGGCTGCAATTTTTGGATTCGTATATGCTGCTGATTCCCATTGCAGGCCAGGGCTGCATTACGGTGGATGGCAGATATTGCGAACTGAAGACTGGAGCTGTTTTCATCTGTCTGCCGGGACAGTTAATCGAGACCACACATGAGGACACAGGTGACCAGAGTGTTTACATCCTGCGGTTTGATGTCTTTGACCAGCATAGTATGCCGGCAGGAGAGCACCCGGCCCGCCCGGCGGAGCCTCATCTCCCCTTCCCACTGGAAGGTAGCATAGCTGTACAATCAACGATTACATACAGCAAGCATTGTGAGGCCATCACCAATTGCATGGAAAGCCAGGACCCCTTACAGCGTCTGCTTGCCCAGAGCCGGTTCTATGAGCTGCTGTACAGTCTGCTGAGCAGTGCCGGAGAATCGCAGACAAGCGATACTGATTGTGCTATGGAGCGGAGCAAGCTCTATATCGAGCAGCACTACCGCGAAGAGATTACTATCGGTCTGCTCGCTGCTGAAGCAGGTACCAGCGTCAGGCATTTCATCCGGCTGTTCAAGCAGAGGTATGGTCTCAGCGCGATCGAATACCTGACCGAATACCGGATTAGACAAGCAAGGCGCCTGATGCGGCCGCATTTAAATTATGAGCTGAAGGATATTGCAGCTTACGTCGGCTACAAGGATGTTCCTTACTTCAGGCGCAAATTCAAGCACATCACCGGGATAGCGCCGGCAACCTTCATGCGCAATGCCAAGCAGAAAATTGCTGTTTACGACAGCAGCCTCATCGGGGCGCTGCTTCCCCTGAATATTATTCCGTGCGCCGCTCCGGCTGAGCATCCCTGGACAGAGTACTACCGCCGGAAATATGGGACGGACGCGGTGCTGCCCCTCGCCCAGGAACAGACTCTCCGGCTACGGCAGCTTGCCGCTCTTGATCCTGATTATATTTTTGCCCTGGAGGTTCCGGTCAACCAGACGCTCAGGATAGAGCTTCAAGCGATTGCGCCCACTTGTCTACTGCCCCAAACGGATTGGCGATCGCAATTCATCCATATTGGAAAATGCCTGGACAAGGTGCCGGACGCAGAAGGCTGGCTGAACAACTATGAACGCAAAGCTAAGAGTGTCCGGGCAGAACTAGTTCAAGGACCAGTCACAGACAAATTGCTAATTGTCCGCATAACCGGACAGACGATCACCGTGTTGTCCTACCGGAGCTTGGCAGAGGTATTCTATGATGATCTGCATTATACCCCGGCTTCCGTTGTTGACCGTAAGTGCAGCAGCCAGATATTGACTCTGAAAGAGCTGGAGTCGGCAGATGCGGACAAGCTCCTGTTCATCGTAGACGAGGATGCAGATTCACAAGCCGCCTGGTCTACAATCCGGGAGAATGAGTTATGGCTGCCCCCTTCTCCCGCCGGACAGTTGCGAACCGAGCAACTCCCTCCCTACCCCTGGACAGAGTATACCGCGTTCACCCATGAGCTTATTCTCGACCTAGCACCAGACCTGTGGCGTAATCGGACATGA
- a CDS encoding helix-turn-helix domain-containing protein, with the protein MRFEITDSIRAWNQVPVRIMDIRHVIMRPGEQLRRYLFPSSSFVFTGQGEAIVKLDGTGGTASHPQIIHAGKNAVLQVAGTDHPFDYYLILYKPWSNSPFTETDGDRTNPFQQNYAFRGTDPWVILSLLERMHQLWKCGGELERMQVTGLFYQFVSEQFRQLELAVEQEPETDLAEQIARYIDEFYHQPLSMTAMAELFHYSTHHLVRVFKRKYQCSPMEYVSRTRMQHARSLLAGTDAPIRDVAERVGYTDFYYFSRLFKKAYGETPAQFKMHAPLLEGSNPTKEMPESFIAPRREAGYIDIDDNHYQYRRRSVNDLKVSRTPLFAITLLISLSMMLAGCGGGNTKIAEDKATRLYTDAFGREVEIPAEPGQVVALAYGGYMLPLGLNPAGVNQETLEQYKEEMADVENVGSGTGSVEAISALLPDLIIIPDYLGEDVIETYEKIAPTVAVAWGGDPDVVNTLRTMGDIMGKQDEAEKWIGTFEEKLQGIRDSINVKIDEGTTAISFIIRNGEVLLGGEGGTLGKLIYQDFGFTMPEQFKPYADGGTALSMERLVDKPADYFFTQMTDEELAAMYELFKEPVYQSIPAVKNNRIINVSRANWNNGPYTVDRGVDALIEQVSKLQE; encoded by the coding sequence GTGAGATTCGAGATAACAGACAGCATTCGGGCATGGAACCAGGTGCCGGTTAGAATCATGGATATCCGTCATGTGATCATGAGACCGGGGGAGCAGTTGCGGCGGTATCTTTTTCCGTCAAGCAGCTTTGTGTTCACTGGCCAGGGAGAGGCCATCGTCAAGCTGGACGGGACCGGAGGGACTGCAAGCCATCCACAGATCATTCATGCCGGCAAAAACGCCGTTCTACAAGTCGCCGGCACGGATCATCCATTCGACTATTATCTCATCCTATACAAACCGTGGAGCAACAGTCCTTTTACAGAGACGGACGGGGACAGGACCAATCCTTTTCAACAGAATTATGCCTTCCGCGGGACGGACCCATGGGTGATTCTCTCCCTGCTGGAGCGTATGCATCAGCTATGGAAGTGCGGCGGAGAGCTGGAACGGATGCAGGTAACCGGGCTGTTCTATCAGTTCGTGTCCGAGCAGTTCCGTCAGCTTGAGCTGGCCGTGGAGCAGGAGCCGGAGACGGATCTGGCTGAGCAGATCGCCCGTTATATTGATGAATTCTATCACCAGCCTCTGTCTATGACCGCTATGGCCGAGTTGTTTCACTACAGCACCCATCATTTGGTGAGGGTGTTCAAGCGCAAATATCAGTGCAGCCCGATGGAGTACGTGAGCCGGACCCGGATGCAGCACGCCAGAAGCCTGTTGGCCGGGACAGATGCGCCGATCCGTGACGTGGCTGAACGTGTGGGATATACGGATTTTTATTATTTTAGCAGACTGTTCAAAAAGGCATACGGAGAGACCCCCGCTCAGTTCAAAATGCACGCCCCGCTGCTGGAAGGTTCAAATCCTACCAAAGAAATGCCGGAATCGTTCATTGCTCCCAGGAGGGAAGCAGGCTATATTGATATCGATGATAATCATTATCAATACAGAAGACGGAGTGTGAATGATTTGAAAGTTAGCCGTACGCCCTTATTCGCGATAACCCTCTTAATCAGCTTGTCTATGATGCTTGCAGGCTGCGGAGGCGGAAATACGAAGATTGCTGAAGACAAAGCCACCAGGCTGTACACCGACGCTTTTGGCAGAGAAGTGGAAATTCCCGCAGAGCCGGGTCAGGTTGTTGCCCTCGCTTACGGCGGGTATATGCTTCCGCTTGGTCTGAACCCGGCAGGCGTCAACCAGGAGACACTGGAGCAATATAAGGAAGAGATGGCGGATGTGGAGAATGTCGGCTCAGGAACGGGCAGTGTGGAGGCGATCTCGGCATTGCTGCCCGATCTGATTATTATCCCGGATTATCTGGGGGAGGATGTCATTGAGACTTACGAGAAGATTGCTCCGACCGTAGCCGTGGCCTGGGGCGGTGACCCGGATGTGGTGAACACGTTGCGAACCATGGGCGACATTATGGGTAAGCAGGACGAGGCGGAGAAGTGGATTGGAACTTTTGAGGAGAAGCTGCAAGGCATCCGGGATAGCATCAATGTGAAGATTGATGAAGGCACGACCGCCATCTCCTTCATTATCCGCAATGGAGAGGTGCTGCTTGGAGGCGAGGGAGGCACCCTGGGCAAGCTGATCTATCAGGATTTCGGCTTCACTATGCCGGAGCAATTCAAGCCGTATGCTGACGGAGGCACGGCGCTGTCTATGGAGAGATTGGTGGACAAGCCGGCGGATTACTTTTTCACGCAAATGACGGATGAAGAGCTGGCTGCGATGTATGAACTGTTCAAGGAGCCGGTCTACCAGAGCATCCCTGCGGTGAAGAACAACCGGATCATCAACGTCTCGCGTGCTAACTGGAACAATGGGCCTTACACAGTGGACCGGGGTGTGGATGCGCTGATTGAGCAGGTGTCGAAGCTGCAGGAGTAG
- a CDS encoding DUF6809 family protein — translation MKSILEALYRGQINPDEIIVPSQPEYRSLSRQVSAQTIQWRERLGKEVFDELGEYFDLCDSASSMHAEAVFLYGFKLGANLLIEVTSNRET, via the coding sequence ATGAAGAGTATTCTGGAAGCACTTTACCGTGGACAAATAAATCCCGATGAGATCATTGTTCCGTCTCAGCCTGAATACCGATCCCTAAGCAGACAAGTGTCAGCACAGACGATTCAATGGCGAGAACGATTAGGGAAAGAAGTATTTGATGAACTTGGGGAATATTTTGACCTGTGCGACAGCGCAAGTAGTATGCATGCGGAAGCAGTCTTTCTATATGGGTTCAAACTTGGAGCGAACCTGCTTATTGAGGTAACAAGCAATCGGGAGACATAG
- a CDS encoding ribbon-helix-helix protein, CopG family has translation MSSKKMGRPPSDKPKSKTIEIRVDEETLSKLDASAEKLNTSRSAIVRQGIDKVYDELQK, from the coding sequence ATGTCCTCTAAAAAGATGGGGCGTCCTCCATCTGACAAACCCAAAAGCAAAACGATTGAAATTCGTGTCGATGAGGAAACGTTAAGCAAGCTTGATGCTTCTGCTGAAAAGCTAAATACGTCACGTTCTGCAATCGTCCGCCAAGGGATTGATAAGGTGTATGACGAGCTCCAAAAATAA
- a CDS encoding DUF1835 domain-containing protein, which translates to MEKIYDRLHQLDGNDLRFFLYNLLKTIDHYQTNGSIEEKKLAEGLLNIVQNHIEAVHNHKRQIDELQQYVYLVFSLSDAGSLKVTLSKIGKRELCQVLAFNELFSVGPITNLDTETGQQNRQIWLSEYDENVSYNHEHQLDRIVETVKNIPENKTIVIWCADNAHDQTGLRFVMYLLRNRKQPVNVVNVTELYNTIDTPGKEEFKPCWSSLIDREHFEIIVKRYYEGVPLDPSQRRRYESEWLMLSNEDHVLRLWKEGSVKGTEESALDEVIIRSVLELEQEQDENGFINAASVVARVFDTSHQFVGCSFITNRIWSLVNQGVLEFSGLPRALHQFSVKLGTYKK; encoded by the coding sequence ATGGAGAAGATCTACGATCGCCTACATCAATTAGATGGAAATGACCTGCGGTTTTTCCTTTACAACTTATTAAAAACAATAGATCATTATCAAACGAACGGCAGTATTGAAGAAAAAAAATTAGCAGAAGGACTCCTTAATATCGTCCAAAATCATATTGAGGCGGTTCATAACCATAAACGACAAATAGATGAACTCCAACAATATGTTTATCTTGTTTTCAGTCTCTCTGATGCAGGTTCATTAAAAGTAACGTTAAGTAAAATCGGCAAGCGCGAGCTTTGCCAAGTCTTAGCATTCAATGAATTGTTCTCAGTTGGACCCATAACTAACTTGGATACAGAAACTGGACAGCAGAATAGGCAAATTTGGTTGTCGGAATACGATGAAAACGTCAGCTACAATCACGAGCATCAGCTTGATAGAATAGTAGAGACTGTAAAGAATATTCCAGAAAATAAAACGATTGTCATTTGGTGCGCGGATAACGCACATGATCAAACAGGTTTACGTTTCGTAATGTATTTGTTAAGAAACCGGAAACAGCCAGTTAATGTTGTCAATGTAACTGAGCTCTATAATACTATAGATACTCCTGGCAAAGAAGAATTCAAACCCTGTTGGAGTAGCTTAATCGATAGAGAGCATTTTGAGATCATCGTTAAAAGGTATTATGAAGGTGTTCCTCTCGACCCTAGCCAAAGAAGAAGATATGAATCAGAATGGCTAATGCTCTCAAATGAAGATCATGTGCTCCGTTTGTGGAAGGAAGGATCTGTTAAAGGTACTGAGGAATCTGCTCTGGACGAAGTGATCATAAGATCAGTCCTTGAACTTGAGCAAGAACAAGATGAGAATGGCTTTATCAACGCGGCGAGTGTGGTCGCTAGAGTATTTGATACTTCGCACCAATTCGTAGGGTGTTCATTTATTACCAATAGAATATGGAGCTTAGTTAACCAAGGAGTTTTAGAGTTTAGCGGACTGCCAAGAGCTCTGCATCAGTTCTCGGTTAAACTCGGCACGTATAAAAAATAA
- a CDS encoding sulfurtransferase, with product MDSTVTKRWLLARLYEPEQTIVDCRFNLNDPGEGRALYEAGHIPGAVYLDLKLDLSAPEAEHGGRHPLPDPEVFAARFSKLGISNSTRVVAYDDESGMNAARLWWLLRYLGHEQVFILEGGFSQWKAEKYPVTDHQPVRVPSSFTPNVQPQMLAGVDDVRLVSEKLVQARAGEGTSTEILIDSRAGDRFRGMNETMDKKAGHVPGAVNFFWKDTQNADGSFKSAEELAEHFAGLDKEAEIIVYCGSGVTACPNILALEKAGFKNVRLYAGSWSDWISYEENAIATGNE from the coding sequence ATGGACTCTACCGTTACCAAACGCTGGCTGCTCGCCAGACTCTATGAACCGGAGCAGACAATCGTAGACTGCCGGTTCAACCTGAATGACCCCGGTGAGGGCAGAGCGCTGTACGAAGCCGGGCATATTCCGGGCGCGGTCTATCTTGATCTGAAATTAGACCTGTCCGCACCGGAAGCCGAACACGGCGGACGCCATCCGCTGCCTGATCCTGAGGTATTCGCGGCACGCTTCTCGAAGCTCGGCATTAGCAATAGTACCCGCGTTGTCGCCTATGACGATGAGAGCGGCATGAACGCCGCCCGGCTCTGGTGGCTGCTGCGCTACCTGGGACATGAGCAGGTGTTCATCCTGGAAGGCGGCTTCAGCCAGTGGAAGGCAGAGAAATATCCGGTGACGGATCATCAGCCGGTTCGTGTGCCGAGTTCGTTTACGCCAAATGTTCAGCCGCAGATGCTGGCTGGGGTCGATGATGTGCGGCTGGTATCGGAGAAGCTGGTTCAGGCGCGGGCTGGTGAGGGTACAAGCACAGAGATCCTGATCGACTCCCGCGCTGGTGACCGCTTCCGGGGCATGAACGAGACCATGGACAAGAAGGCAGGCCATGTCCCCGGCGCGGTGAACTTTTTCTGGAAAGACACGCAGAACGCTGACGGCAGCTTCAAAAGCGCGGAGGAGCTTGCGGAGCATTTTGCCGGCCTGGACAAGGAAGCGGAGATTATCGTCTACTGCGGCTCCGGTGTGACTGCCTGCCCGAATATACTGGCACTGGAGAAGGCCGGATTCAAGAATGTGCGGCTGTATGCGGGGAGCTGGAGTGACTGGATTAGTTATGAGGAGAATGCGATAGCTACAGGGAATGAGTAA
- a CDS encoding phosphotransferase → MSQAWPAWRGTLRKRSGGWNNTTYFVESGERRAVLRIYDTHKDRNKIEFEHVVLQKLQALNLPFSTPAPILTAAGETIAQLGDGSGKFACLFAYIDGESPSEEASAYYESFGEAAGTLSAALAEIEPGIPAVYRPYYELRTSYPLCTPEALHNLLQDTPEPLQELLPQLRTLIEAYDNVADSLEDLERLPHQLVHGDLNASNLLVDGADTTRVTALLDFEFCTRDVRVMDAAVILSALQGLKDSERIIRDFWRGYNRRVTLTPGELAAIPVLMLLRKIDVFLHFVTRYWEGTDEVNVLQQQVRELAAEVAAM, encoded by the coding sequence GTGAGTCAGGCCTGGCCTGCATGGAGAGGAACGCTGCGCAAACGGAGCGGAGGCTGGAATAATACAACCTATTTCGTAGAGAGCGGGGAACGCCGCGCAGTGCTGCGAATCTATGATACCCATAAGGACAGGAACAAAATAGAGTTCGAGCATGTAGTGCTGCAAAAGCTACAAGCACTTAACCTGCCCTTCAGCACACCGGCTCCAATTCTTACCGCAGCGGGAGAGACAATCGCGCAGCTTGGGGACGGCAGCGGTAAATTCGCCTGCTTGTTTGCCTATATCGATGGCGAATCCCCCTCAGAGGAGGCATCCGCTTACTATGAATCCTTCGGGGAAGCGGCAGGGACACTGTCTGCTGCGCTGGCTGAGATTGAGCCGGGTATACCTGCGGTCTACCGTCCTTATTATGAGCTGCGGACCTCGTATCCGCTGTGTACCCCGGAAGCGCTCCATAATCTTTTACAAGACACACCGGAGCCTCTGCAAGAGCTGCTGCCGCAGCTGCGAACTTTAATTGAAGCATACGATAACGTAGCGGATTCGCTGGAAGACCTGGAGCGTCTGCCGCATCAGCTTGTGCACGGTGATCTGAATGCCTCCAATCTGCTGGTGGATGGAGCGGATACCACCCGGGTGACGGCGCTGCTGGATTTTGAATTCTGTACCCGGGATGTACGGGTGATGGACGCCGCGGTGATCCTGTCAGCATTGCAAGGTCTTAAGGACTCGGAGCGGATCATTCGTGACTTCTGGCGGGGCTATAACCGCAGAGTTACCCTGACTCCCGGGGAGCTGGCGGCGATTCCGGTGCTGATGCTGCTGCGCAAAATCGATGTATTCCTGCACTTCGTCACCCGCTACTGGGAAGGGACCGACGAGGTGAATGTCCTGCAGCAGCAGGTCCGGGAGCTGGCGGCTGAGGTTGCTGCAATGTAG
- a CDS encoding aminoglycoside phosphotransferase family protein, producing the protein MNRPEMHPSELYGWAESLIGPFEVTANYRLNSVRTGVWKLRAHRDAKYFYIKTYSRKQRWHPEVYAYQHWVPVLKPHVPEFIAAYESGDCQAILITSIEGTIMREAELDPVAVDEAYRRAGEWTSLLHHSQTGKWFGRPDMNGNPIELTPYEDPVLYISESIRELNAQCIEKGLLQASEQELVHCALENVQVFAGALPVPVSWDSTPGNWLVDDRGVMTGMIDFENMLWGIDVDSFSILFARYFSDNPSAAQAFFQGYGPGVLQHRSAEIQICCIKMAIGDICWGTQHDAPRIVRYGRELLNKIYRHQLITD; encoded by the coding sequence ATGAACCGGCCGGAGATGCATCCGTCTGAATTGTACGGCTGGGCTGAGTCCTTAATTGGCCCTTTTGAAGTGACCGCCAATTACCGGCTGAACAGTGTGAGGACCGGGGTGTGGAAGCTGCGCGCTCACCGGGATGCGAAATATTTTTACATAAAAACCTACAGCCGCAAGCAAAGATGGCATCCCGAAGTCTACGCCTACCAGCACTGGGTACCTGTTCTGAAGCCGCATGTTCCTGAGTTTATTGCCGCTTATGAGAGCGGAGACTGTCAGGCCATTCTGATCACTTCAATAGAAGGAACCATTATGAGAGAGGCGGAGCTGGACCCCGTGGCTGTTGATGAGGCTTACCGCAGGGCAGGTGAATGGACAAGCCTTCTGCACCATTCACAGACCGGGAAGTGGTTCGGGCGTCCTGACATGAACGGAAATCCAATTGAGCTAACCCCTTATGAGGACCCGGTGCTGTACATATCGGAATCCATCCGGGAGTTGAATGCGCAGTGTATTGAGAAGGGCTTGCTGCAAGCCTCCGAACAGGAATTGGTACATTGTGCACTAGAGAATGTGCAAGTTTTTGCAGGAGCCTTGCCTGTGCCTGTCAGCTGGGATTCAACGCCGGGGAATTGGCTGGTGGATGACCGGGGTGTAATGACGGGGATGATAGACTTCGAGAATATGCTGTGGGGCATCGATGTGGACAGCTTCTCCATTCTGTTCGCCCGATACTTCAGTGACAACCCCTCTGCCGCGCAGGCCTTCTTCCAAGGCTATGGACCCGGGGTGCTTCAGCACAGATCTGCGGAAATTCAAATCTGCTGCATCAAAATGGCCATCGGCGATATCTGCTGGGGAACCCAGCATGATGCGCCCAGAATCGTCCGCTACGGCAGAGAGCTTTTGAATAAAATATATCGTCATCAACTGATTACCGATTGA
- a CDS encoding ABC transporter ATP-binding protein, with product MNSTTQHSDGLSGPERGPAVLEMQAVSKIIKGKAIVDKLSFDIRRGEIVGLLGPNGAGKTTTIRMMTGLIRMSGGDVLIHGHSIRNNFKQAIAHIGAIIENPEFYPHMTGYDNLLQYLRMSDGADVSRIDEVVELVGLQEAMNKKVKSYSLGMRQRLGIAQALLHSPKLLILDEPTNGLDPAGIREMRDYMRKIAEAEGIAILISSHMLAEIEQICHRAVVIQNGKLVTVTQIAEAPEARSEVSLAIRVDQVEAARRVAGEHQQVKVTGTDEAHSELHVHLPDGAVPGLVAALSEAKVGVYRITENRQSLEEDFLKWTGGNRIA from the coding sequence ATGAATTCAACCACACAACATTCAGATGGGCTGTCCGGCCCGGAGCGGGGCCCCGCTGTACTTGAGATGCAGGCCGTCAGCAAAATCATCAAAGGCAAGGCGATTGTAGATAAGCTCAGCTTCGACATCCGCAGAGGAGAGATCGTCGGGCTGCTGGGTCCGAACGGCGCCGGCAAAACGACCACCATCCGCATGATGACCGGACTGATCCGCATGAGCGGAGGGGATGTCCTGATCCATGGGCACAGCATCAGGAACAATTTCAAACAGGCAATCGCGCATATCGGAGCCATCATCGAGAACCCGGAGTTCTATCCCCATATGACCGGGTATGACAATCTGCTGCAGTATCTGCGGATGAGTGACGGGGCTGATGTATCGCGGATTGACGAGGTAGTGGAGCTGGTCGGACTCCAGGAGGCGATGAACAAGAAGGTGAAATCCTATTCTCTGGGGATGCGCCAGCGTCTGGGGATTGCCCAGGCTCTGCTGCATTCACCCAAGCTGCTCATTCTGGATGAGCCGACCAACGGGCTGGACCCTGCCGGAATACGGGAGATGCGCGATTATATGCGGAAGATTGCCGAGGCCGAAGGCATTGCCATTCTGATCTCCAGCCACATGCTGGCCGAGATTGAACAGATCTGCCACCGAGCGGTGGTCATTCAGAACGGCAAGCTTGTCACCGTTACTCAGATCGCTGAAGCGCCGGAGGCACGAAGCGAAGTATCGCTCGCCATCCGGGTAGACCAGGTAGAAGCTGCGCGAAGAGTCGCCGGGGAGCATCAGCAGGTGAAGGTAACCGGTACGGATGAAGCCCATTCCGAGCTGCATGTCCATCTGCCGGATGGAGCAGTGCCTGGACTGGTGGCAGCCTTGAGCGAGGCGAAGGTCGGAGTCTACCGCATCACCGAGAACAGACAAAGCCTGGAAGAAGATTTCCTCAAATGGACAGGGGGCAACCGCATTGCGTAA
- a CDS encoding ABC transporter permease has translation MRNFNRLVLNEWLKITKKRSYIVPYLMVLVFALAVGYITHTFTTDMFASAADFTAEMLLPTGVGQIMAILVITGTAGIVSREYSQGTIKFLLIRARSRTAILASKYVTVLLYTLSLLLAAGAAVFISGGIFFGLSGGKAGIAGILTSLLYCTIYCTVYATIGFMLGILTKSTGITIGATIFATTIDKMIISREFYKYVLFPNLNLAAYRDGGAPMQGMTLSFSVTLLCVYMAVFLFAGFAVFRRRDVA, from the coding sequence TTGCGTAATTTTAACCGGCTTGTACTGAATGAGTGGCTCAAAATAACGAAGAAACGCAGCTACATCGTTCCTTATCTCATGGTGCTGGTGTTTGCGTTAGCGGTGGGCTATATTACGCATACCTTCACGACAGATATGTTCGCCTCAGCGGCAGACTTCACTGCCGAAATGCTGCTTCCTACGGGCGTAGGCCAGATTATGGCGATTCTGGTGATCACCGGCACTGCGGGCATTGTCTCCAGGGAATATAGTCAAGGAACGATCAAGTTTCTGCTGATCCGGGCCCGCAGCCGTACAGCTATCCTGGCGTCCAAGTATGTCACTGTGCTGCTCTATACACTCAGCCTGCTTCTGGCAGCCGGGGCAGCGGTGTTTATCTCAGGGGGGATTTTCTTCGGTCTTAGCGGAGGGAAGGCCGGAATCGCCGGGATTCTCACCTCGCTGCTGTATTGCACCATCTACTGCACGGTGTACGCCACAATTGGCTTCATGCTCGGGATTCTGACCAAATCTACAGGAATAACGATTGGGGCAACGATTTTTGCTACAACCATTGATAAAATGATCATCTCCCGCGAGTTCTACAAGTATGTTCTATTCCCGAACCTTAATCTTGCCGCTTACCGGGATGGCGGTGCGCCTATGCAGGGGATGACCCTGAGCTTCTCGGTTACGCTGTTATGTGTCTACATGGCGGTGTTCCTCTTCGCAGGGTTTGCCGTCTTCAGACGCAGGGATGTTGCTTGA